A genomic region of Colletotrichum destructivum chromosome 1, complete sequence contains the following coding sequences:
- a CDS encoding Putative metal-dependent hydrolase, composite domain superfamily: MMALPQATSPSKEAGLHDDDDDSSSFPVPPPYEAAAYPRVRPRRAIVRSLVSLRVLVCVFLAALLAWPALLLVREVTLRDVARHASSSAHLARFRDSVKHCAALRTLPENPEPGSRKSNPRWNPARGQARPVVLRNMTFFDGESVAPEPMDIRFDRGLITELATTASRSIQSRGAATEDEHDLHGRFVTPGLVDMHSHHSTGLWPALPVTSDENEMSKAYGPLTPFMRILDSMKAYDDATRIIMSGGITTSLILPGSANIMGGEGTVIKNVLKSGELGEYVVEELLLEHNIPPEARHRYMKLACGENPKRVYGHTRMANAYILREQFAKAKEHLQKQDEYCEAVASVSSGSDDDDDDLKLRFVRDHGDFPSDLKLESTVGMLRGRVAMQNHCYLPEDFETMLRVTKEYGVRVRAFHHALEAWQVPEMLKAYGENVTVATFAEFSLYKFEAYGPSLSSGRILNEHGIPVAYKSDHGPASETNAKYIMFQAGVGHAFHLPEDKALQSVTSIPANAIDLGYRVGYARPGYDADLVVWDAHPLSIGATPLQVYVDGNPQLEHHIVRESMGTTFNAASAEEALPATPKMRTEPAPEKRTAFCGKAKKARAGFVINGITNTFLESHPQVPTVFRDVAGGNLTLVISNGAVACLGTPENCSSAAARVSAEPDVTTLDLSNGHVLPGLTALTASLGMVEIATEDSTGDGFADPKKDGGNPENLDFAKYGVQLEGKAFSRARLGGITRAVTPPLSAEGGFVNGVSVGILTRTDRTLLDGGVFRPEVALHVTIDDKAKAGVGSISTAVKKLRRILADGKGKHNETTFGEVASGKLPLVVNANNHWDIQQVINIKKDFPDVNIVIQGGAEAPLVALELAESQIPVILTETRPAPYSFRHRDAVVGPPLTPSVARILSEAGVYFAVAIVADIMPADYRIHDLALEAAWAAKYANLGDKEAVRLVSSNVEDILGLPKSNDIVVWEDSPLEFGGTVALSFETSKNGELEVAACWPQEHDK, encoded by the exons ATGATGGCCCTTCCACAAGCAACATCGCCCTCGAAAGAGGCCGGCCtccatgacgacgacgacgactcctcctccttcccgGTCCCGCCTCCGTACGAGGCCGCGGCCTACCCCCGCGTCCGGCCGCGTCGTGCCATCGTGCGGAGCCTCGTCTCACTGCGCGTGCTCGTGTGCGTCTTccttgccgccctcctcgcctggcccgcgcttctcctcgtgCGAGAGGTCACGCTCCGCGACGTCGCCCGGCacgcgtcctcgtccgcccaCCTGGCTCGCTTCCGAGACTCCGTCAAGCACTGCGCCGCACTCCGGACGCTTCCCGAGAACCCCGAGCCGGGATCCCGCAAGTCCAACCCGCGATGGAACCCGGCCCgtggccaggccaggcccGTCGTGCTGCGCAACATGACCTTCTTCGACGGAGAGTCCGTCGCCCCCGAGCCCATGGACATCCGGTTTGACAGGGGCCTCATCACGGAGctcgcgacgacggcctcgaggtccaTCCAGTCCCGGGGGGCGGCCACCGAAGACGAACACGACCTGCACGGCCGCTTCGTGACGCCCGGCCTGGTCGACATGCACTCGCACCACTCGACCGGCCTGTGGCCGGCACTGCCCGTCACCagcgacgagaacgagatgAGCAAGGCGTACGGGCCGCTGACCCCCTTCATGCGCATCCTCGACTCGATGAAGGCGTATGACGACGCCACCCGCATCATCATGTCCGGCGGCATCACCACCTCGCTCATCCTGCCGGGCTCCGCCAACAtcatgggcggcgagggcaccGTCATCAAGAACGTCCTCAAGTcgggcgagctgggcgagtacgtcgtcgaggagctgctgctcgagcaCAACATCCCGCCCGAGGCCCGCCACCGCTACATGAAGCTGGCCTGCGGCGAGAACCCCAAGCGCGTCTACGGCCACACGCGCATGGCCAACGCCTACATCCTGCGCGAGCAgttcgccaaggccaaggagcaCCTGCAGAAGCAGGATGAGTACtgcgaggccgtcgccagcGTCTCGTCCGggtccgacgacgacgacgacgacctgaaGCTCCGCTTCGTCAGGGACCACGGCGACTTCCCCAGCGACCTGAAGCTCGAGTCCACCGTCGGCATGCTGCGCGGCCGCGTCGCCATGCAGAACCACTGCTACCTCCCGGAGGACTTTGAGACCATGCTGCGCGTCACCAAGGAGTAcggcgtccgcgtccgcgccTTCCAccacgccctcgaggcctgGCAGGTCCCCGAGATGCTCAAGGCGTACGGCGA AaacgtcaccgtcgccacctTTGCCGAGTTCAGCCTGTACAAGTTCGAGGCCTACGGCCCAAGCCTGTCCTCCGGCCGGATCCTCAACGAGCACGGTATCCCCGTTGCCTACAAGTCGGACCACGGCCCCGCCAGCGA GACCAACGCCAAGTACATCATGTTCCAAGCCGGCGTCGGCCACGCGTTCCACCTGCCGGAGGACAAGGCCCTGCAGTCCGTCACGTCGATCCCCGCAAACGCCATCGACCTGGGGTATCGTGTCGGCTACGCCCGCCCGGGCTACGACGCCGACCTGGTCGTCTGGGACGCCCACCCGCTGTCCATCGGCGCGACCCCGCTGCAGGTCTACGTCGACGGCAACCCGCAGCTGGAGCACCACATCGTCCGGGAGAGCATGGGCACGACCTTCAacgcggcgtcggccgaggaggcccttCCCGCCACGCCCAAGATGCGAACAGAGCCCGCGCCCGAGAAGAGGACCGCCTTCTGCGGCAAGGCCAAAAAGGCGAGGGCCGGTTTCGTCATCAACGGCATCACGAACACCTTCCTCGAGAGCCACCCCCAGGTGCCCACCGTCTTccgcgacgtcgccggcgggaACCTCACCCTCGTCATCAGCAACGGGGCGGTCGCCTGTCTCGGCACGCCCGAGAAttgctcgtcggcggccgcccgGGTCTCGGCGGAGCCCGACGTCACCACGCTCGACTTGTCCAACGGCCACGTCCTCCCGGGCCTGACGGCGCTGACGGCCTCCCTCGGCATGGTCGAGATCGCGACGGAGGACTCCACCGGCGACGGCTTCGCGGACCCCaagaaggacggcggcaaccCGGAGAACCTCGACTTTGCAAAGTACGGCGTCCAGCTGGAGGGCAAGGCCTTCTCGCGCGCGCGGCTCGGCGGTATCACCCGTGCTGTCACGCCTCCCCTCAGCGCGGAGggcggcttcgtcaacggcgtcaGCGTCGGCATCCTCACCCGCACCGACCGCacccttctcgacggcggagTCTTCCGCCCAGAGGTCGCGCTCCACGtcaccatcgacgacaaggccaaAGCCGGCGTGGGCTCCATCAGCACCGCCGTCAAGAAGCTGCGCAggatcctcgccgacggcaaggggAAGCACAATGAGACGACGTTCGGCGAGGTCGCTTCCGGCAAGCTGCCgctcgtcgtcaacgccaaCAACCAC TGGGACATTCAACAAGtcatcaacatcaagaaggaCTTCCCCGACGTGAACATTGTCATCCAGGGCGGTGCCGAGGCGCCATTG GTCGCCCTGGAGCTCGCCGAGTCCCAGATCCCCGTCATTCTCACGGAGACCCGCCCGGCGCCGTACTCCTTCCGGCACCGCGACGCCGTGGTGGGCCCTCCTCTGACCCCGAGCGTCGCCCGCATCCTGAGCGAAGCAGGCGTCTACTTCGCGGTGGCCATCGTTGCAGATA TCATGCCCGCCGACTACCGCATCCACGACCTCGCTCTCGAGGCGGCCTGGGCCGCCAAGTACGCCAacctcggcgacaaggagGCCGTCCGCCTTGTCTCCTCCAACGTCGAGGACATTCTCGGCCTCCCCAAGAGCAACGACATCGTGGTGTGGGAGGACAGCCCGCTCGAGTTTGGGGGCACTGTGGCGCTCAGCTTCGAGACGAGCAAGaacggcgagctcgaggttgccgcctgctggccgcAAGAACACGACAAGTAG
- a CDS encoding Putative calcineurin-like phosphoesterase domain, ApaH type, metallo-dependent phosphatase: MPASKQALQPRPPQSSLRLLERICQLVFVFSISFAAMYIMITKISPGKWPLTEPSVSKPRLRVSSQRDYIIAVFSDLHFGEQEFGWGIDQDVNSTRVMRSVLKTEQPDLVVLNGDLITGEDTHKENSTGYVDRIVQPLVETGQRWASVYGNHDSKHTLDRAQLFRAEKGYDLCYTTSMGGGKLPGITNYYVPVFEGDSKDPMLLLWFFDSRGGTSYQTDSDNMDDIPNWVAPETAAWFTETYDELKATHGRVIPSVAFVHIPPHVFLEAQQAKLDPARFPGLNADSPLAIQGGQGEEDAPFVEALLEAEGLHSVYVGHDHGDSWCSTWPGHEAGLGADAPFLCFAKHTGYGGYGTWNRGARVIRLSFAQGDDPEMSVETWVRMEDEQVVTRVSLNETYGLDKYPSNDGE; encoded by the coding sequence aTGCCCGCTTCCAAGCAGGCGCTTCAGCCGCGTCCGCCGCAGTCGTCGTTGCGGCTGCTCGAGCGGATATGCcagctcgtcttcgtcttctccatctccttcgccgccatgtACATCATGATCACCAAGATCTCGCCGGGCAAGTGGCCCTTGACGGAGCCGTCGGTGAGCAAGCCGCGGCTCAGGGTGTCCTCCCAGCGCGACTacatcatcgccgtcttctcggacCTGCACTTTGGCGAGCAGGAGTTCGGCTGGGGCATAGACCAGGACGTCAACTCGACCCGGGTCATGCGGTCGGTCCTGAAGACGGAGCAGCCCGACCTGGTCGTGCTCAACGGCGACCTCATCACGGGCGAGGACACGCACAAGGAGAACTCGACGGGCTACGTCGACCGGATCGTGCAGCCGCTTGTCGAGACAGGCCAGCGCTGGGCGTCCGTCTACGGGAACCACGACTCCAAACACACCCTGGACCGCGCGCAGCTGTTCCGCGCGGAAAAGGGCTACGACCTCTGCTACACGACGtccatgggcggcggcaaacTGCCGGGCATCACAAACTACTACGTCCCTGTCTTCGAGGGAGACTCCAAGGACCCCATGCTGCTTCTGTGGTTCTTTGACAGCCGGGGCGGCACTAGCTACCAGACGGATTCCGATAACATGGACGACATTCCAAACTGGGTCGCccccgagaccgccgcctGGTTCACCGAGACGTacgacgagctcaaggcGACGCACGGGCGCGTCATTCCGAGCGTCGCCTTTGTCCACATTCCGCCGCACGTGTTTCTGGAGGCCCAGCAGGCCAAACTGGATCCCGCCCGGTTCCCTGGCCTGAACGCCGACAGCCCGCTCGCCATCCagggcggccagggcgaggaggacgcgcCCTTTGTCGAGGcgctgctcgaggccgagggcctcCACAGCGTCTACGTCGGGCACGACCACGGCGACTCGTGGTGCTCGACATGGCCCGGCCACGAAGCCggtctcggcgccgatgccccGTTCCTCTGCTTCGCCAAGCACACGGGCTACGGCGGCTACGGCACGTGGAACCGCGGCGCCCGCGTCATCAGGCTCTCCTTCGCCCAAGGCGACGACCCCGAAATGTCGGTCGAGACGTGGGTCCGCATGGAGGACGAGCAGGTCGTCACGCGCGTCTCCCTCAACGAGACGTACGGGCTGGACAAGTACCCTTCAAACGACGGGGAGTGA